The following coding sequences lie in one Flavobacterium sediminis genomic window:
- a CDS encoding DUF7935 family protein, with product MSTDKIIELAAYTLPALITGGTAFLLFQKFFNNEDSKRRFELLKQNQKQSLPIRLQAYERLVLFLERINPVQLLLRVPSNGLDPQNYATLLVHTIQTEYEHNITQQVYVSNEAWEIILKAKNSVITLIRNKSITEGITTADEMRQAILTDLTESESATDIAIAFIKEELKKVF from the coding sequence ATGAGTACAGATAAAATTATAGAGCTTGCAGCTTATACTTTACCGGCACTAATTACCGGCGGAACTGCTTTTCTTTTGTTTCAGAAATTTTTTAACAACGAAGACAGTAAAAGACGTTTTGAACTATTAAAACAAAACCAGAAACAATCGTTACCTATCCGCTTACAGGCTTATGAGCGTCTGGTTTTATTTCTGGAACGCATCAATCCGGTACAATTGTTATTACGAGTACCTTCTAACGGCTTAGATCCGCAAAATTATGCCACACTATTAGTGCATACCATTCAAACGGAATATGAGCATAATATTACGCAACAGGTGTATGTTTCCAATGAAGCCTGGGAAATTATCTTAAAAGCAAAAAATAGTGTGATCACTCTGATCCGTAACAAATCGATTACAGAAGGTATTACTACTGCAGATGAAATGCGACAAGCTATCTTAACGGATCTGACGGAAAGTGAATCAGCAACGGACATTGCCATTGCCTTTATCAAAGAAGAGTTGAAAAAGGTATTCTAG
- a CDS encoding patatin-like phospholipase family protein: MKALVISGGGSKGAFAGGVAQYLIEDLHKDYELYLGTSTGSLLVSHLALQEVEKIKEVYTSVTQNSIFSNCPFQIKKRFGEDTIEINHFNVIRNFLKGSKTFGESKNLRKLLGEVFTEEEFIKLQKSTKEVIVTVSNLSLNTVEYKSVNDFSYEDFCDWVWISCNYIPFMSLVRKNGCEYADGGFAVQVPIEEAIRRGAKHVDAIILHTETPLFNRMPSRSPFTALTNLFSYMMDRIEYQNIKIGKYEAKIKDTTINFYYTPTLLTTNSLIFKKEEMKDWWHKGYQYAQQKDVDTQEIQGEDNG; this comes from the coding sequence ATGAAAGCATTGGTCATTTCGGGAGGAGGAAGCAAAGGAGCATTTGCCGGCGGAGTAGCACAATATTTAATTGAAGACTTGCATAAAGATTATGAGTTATACCTGGGAACATCTACCGGAAGTTTATTGGTTTCACATTTAGCGTTACAAGAAGTAGAAAAAATAAAAGAAGTCTATACTTCAGTTACTCAAAATAGCATTTTTAGCAATTGTCCGTTCCAAATCAAAAAGCGTTTTGGTGAAGATACTATCGAAATCAATCACTTTAATGTCATTCGAAATTTCTTAAAAGGATCTAAAACCTTTGGCGAAAGCAAGAATTTACGAAAATTATTAGGCGAAGTATTTACAGAAGAAGAATTTATAAAACTCCAAAAAAGCACTAAAGAAGTTATTGTAACAGTATCAAACTTATCGTTGAATACAGTAGAATACAAATCGGTTAACGATTTTAGTTATGAAGACTTTTGTGATTGGGTTTGGATTTCCTGTAATTATATTCCGTTTATGTCGCTGGTGCGAAAAAATGGCTGTGAATATGCTGATGGTGGTTTTGCGGTGCAAGTACCTATTGAAGAAGCCATAAGAAGAGGAGCAAAACACGTTGATGCCATTATTTTACATACCGAAACGCCTTTGTTTAACAGAATGCCGTCGAGAAGTCCGTTTACAGCACTGACCAATTTGTTTTCCTATATGATGGATCGTATCGAGTATCAAAACATTAAAATAGGAAAATACGAAGCTAAAATAAAAGACACCACAATTAACTTTTATTACACGCCTACTTTGTTGACTACTAATTCATTAATCTTTAAAAAAGAAGAGATGAAAGACTGGTGGCATAAAGGATATCAGTATGCCCAACAAAAAGATGTGGACACACAAGAGATACAAGGAGAAGATAACGGCTAG
- a CDS encoding M1 family metallopeptidase has product MKLYLSFLLFSITSLYAQQFPTVDFIKCNAYVKPDFNEKSISGTVEYEFVVHKKPDTISIDAVAMDFDEVKINGKNAKFVNSGKALKLFKGYKKGKNKVTFHYSAKPKQTLYFVGTPEDYQIWTQGQGKYTSHWLPSFDDVNEKVIFNLNIDFNSRYDVLSNGLISSPLVSDANETIWSYSMKKPMASYLVMLAIGNFVEQTEITSSGTILEYHLDRKDSLKFEPTYRHSKQIFEFLEQEIGIKYPWEVYRQVPVRDFLYAGMENTTSTIFAQDFVVDSIGYNDKRYLNVNAHELAHQWFGDLVTATSGVHHWLQEGFATYYALLAEQSVFGDDYFYYQLWEMARQLEQAKATDTEPILSEKASSLTYYKKGAWALHALRSDIGAENFKKAVKTYLEKYAYKNVNTDEFLAEIQKVSPDYNIASFKKNWLETAGFDFEGIQKYLEGNSFIEQFYEVINSYQIPFADKKERYEALMQSDVYTPVKTEILYQCKSVPLKEKQHLIELAMATGNIKVRQAVAQTVGFIPSTFQDSFETLLKDKSYITREIALFKLWKSFKDLQYQYTEMSNGWEGLNYNLKIANLTLKLVTKGIDPNTKIEAIAELESLTKAPYEMIVRESAIETLLTLKIPSEQNLISILDATMHHKWQFVKFGKDKIRRLLSDEKGRQDYLAIQPKLSEKQQERLAQFLKETE; this is encoded by the coding sequence ATGAAACTTTATCTAAGCTTTTTATTGTTCTCGATTACCTCATTATATGCCCAACAATTTCCAACAGTAGATTTTATAAAATGTAATGCCTATGTTAAGCCCGACTTTAATGAAAAGAGCATTTCAGGAACCGTAGAATACGAGTTTGTAGTACATAAAAAACCGGACACGATTAGTATTGATGCTGTAGCAATGGATTTTGATGAGGTAAAGATCAACGGAAAAAATGCCAAGTTTGTGAATTCGGGCAAAGCTTTAAAATTGTTTAAAGGCTATAAAAAGGGAAAAAATAAGGTAACGTTTCATTATAGTGCCAAGCCGAAACAAACACTTTATTTTGTAGGAACTCCGGAAGATTATCAGATTTGGACGCAAGGGCAGGGGAAATACACCAGTCATTGGTTGCCTAGTTTTGACGATGTGAACGAGAAAGTGATTTTTAATTTGAATATTGATTTTAATAGTCGTTATGATGTTTTGTCTAATGGACTAATTTCCTCTCCACTGGTTTCAGATGCTAATGAAACAATATGGTCTTATTCCATGAAAAAACCAATGGCTTCTTATCTGGTGATGTTAGCTATAGGTAATTTTGTAGAGCAAACAGAAATTACTTCGTCCGGAACTATTTTAGAATACCACTTAGACCGAAAAGACAGTTTAAAATTTGAACCTACCTATCGACATTCCAAACAAATATTTGAGTTTTTAGAACAGGAAATCGGTATTAAATATCCGTGGGAAGTCTATCGACAAGTTCCGGTACGTGACTTTTTATACGCCGGAATGGAAAATACGACTTCAACGATATTTGCTCAGGATTTTGTAGTAGATTCTATCGGTTACAATGACAAGCGTTATCTGAACGTCAATGCACACGAATTGGCACATCAATGGTTCGGTGATTTGGTTACCGCTACATCAGGAGTTCACCATTGGTTACAGGAAGGTTTTGCTACCTATTATGCTTTATTGGCAGAACAATCGGTTTTTGGTGACGATTATTTTTACTATCAGTTATGGGAAATGGCGCGCCAGCTAGAACAAGCCAAAGCAACGGATACCGAACCCATCTTAAGTGAAAAAGCAAGTTCACTGACCTATTACAAAAAAGGAGCTTGGGCACTACATGCTTTACGCAGTGACATCGGTGCGGAAAATTTCAAAAAAGCAGTCAAGACCTATTTGGAAAAATATGCTTATAAGAATGTAAATACAGATGAGTTTCTGGCTGAAATACAAAAAGTATCACCGGATTATAATATAGCCAGTTTTAAGAAAAATTGGTTAGAAACGGCAGGATTCGATTTTGAAGGCATTCAAAAATATTTAGAAGGAAATTCATTTATAGAACAGTTTTACGAAGTAATCAACAGTTATCAGATTCCTTTTGCCGACAAAAAGGAACGTTACGAAGCCTTAATGCAATCGGATGTGTATACACCGGTAAAAACTGAAATTTTATACCAGTGTAAAAGTGTTCCGCTTAAAGAAAAACAACATTTGATAGAATTAGCAATGGCTACCGGTAACATAAAAGTAAGGCAAGCCGTTGCCCAAACAGTAGGTTTTATTCCGTCGACCTTTCAGGATTCATTTGAAACCTTATTAAAGGATAAATCATATATTACACGAGAAATTGCTTTATTCAAGCTTTGGAAAAGTTTTAAAGACTTGCAATACCAGTATACAGAAATGAGCAATGGTTGGGAAGGTTTGAATTATAATCTGAAAATTGCCAATTTAACTTTAAAGTTAGTTACAAAAGGGATTGATCCTAATACTAAAATAGAAGCTATAGCTGAGTTAGAGAGCCTGACCAAAGCACCTTATGAAATGATCGTAAGGGAATCGGCTATTGAGACACTTTTAACTTTAAAAATTCCGTCCGAACAAAATTTGATCAGTATTTTAGATGCGACAATGCATCATAAATGGCAATTTGTTAAATTTGGAAAAGATAAGATCAGAAGGTTGCTTTCCGATGAAAAAGGACGTCAGGATTATTTAGCCATTCAGCCAAAACTTTCAGAGAAGCAACAGGAACGATTAGCACAATTTTTAAAAGAAACGGAATAA
- a CDS encoding Dph6-related ATP pyrophosphatase yields the protein MKKRALFNWSSGKDSTLALYKILQQDKYEIVSFLTSISEEYQRISMHGIRVDLLIKQAKSLGFPLTLMSVPSMTTMETYEKKMEQTLRSFHQKGIEYSVFGDIFLEDLRQYREEKLKSIGFKAVFPLWKADTSELIQEFLTLGFKTIVTCVNEQYLDKSFAGRIIDEQFIADLPENVDPCGENGEFHTFTFDGPLFSQPVTFEKGEIVRKTYPKPQTENTDDDSDYGFWYCDLIPN from the coding sequence TTGAAAAAAAGAGCCCTTTTTAACTGGAGCAGCGGAAAAGATTCCACTTTAGCCTTATATAAGATCCTACAACAAGACAAATATGAGATCGTATCTTTTTTAACCAGCATCAGTGAAGAATACCAACGTATTTCCATGCACGGCATCCGGGTCGACTTATTAATAAAACAAGCCAAAAGCCTAGGTTTTCCACTTACATTAATGAGTGTTCCCAGTATGACTACTATGGAAACCTATGAAAAGAAAATGGAACAAACACTTCGCTCCTTTCATCAAAAGGGTATTGAATATTCTGTTTTCGGAGATATTTTTCTGGAAGATTTACGCCAATACCGAGAAGAAAAATTAAAAAGTATCGGCTTTAAAGCTGTTTTTCCTCTCTGGAAAGCTGATACTTCAGAACTTATTCAAGAATTTCTTACTTTAGGGTTTAAAACCATTGTGACCTGTGTAAACGAACAGTATCTTGATAAAAGCTTTGCCGGCAGAATTATAGACGAACAATTTATAGCAGATCTACCTGAAAATGTTGATCCGTGCGGAGAAAACGGAGAATTTCATACCTTTACTTTCGACGGACCGCTTTTCAGCCAACCTGTTACCTTTGAAAAAGGAGAAATTGTGCGAAAAACATATCCAAAGCCACAAACAGAAAACACTGATGATGATTCAGATTATGGATTTTGGTATTGCGACCTGATTCCAAATTAA
- a CDS encoding aspartyl/asparaginyl beta-hydroxylase domain-containing protein, protein MDNLVRYIKFPIQWDPERLQKDLQKITNHQWKPHYNTNDYDGDWSSIALVSQGGKSENINAFPIGTEKATYTEIMASCFYLKEVIDSFAFEKTTVRLLRLAAGASVKPHTDNCLGYEDGYFRIHIPIITNEHVEFILDGQRLQMNKGECWYIDANFTHSVANNGAQDRIHLVIDGIRNEWTDKLFFQQASEEQFIRPIPELKDNEKQLMIEELKKMNTPVANQIIAELLKK, encoded by the coding sequence ATGGATAATCTCGTACGTTATATAAAATTCCCAATTCAATGGGATCCTGAAAGATTGCAAAAGGATCTTCAAAAAATAACGAATCATCAATGGAAGCCGCATTACAACACGAATGATTATGATGGTGACTGGTCTTCCATTGCATTGGTTTCACAAGGCGGAAAATCAGAGAATATCAATGCTTTTCCTATCGGAACAGAAAAAGCAACGTATACTGAAATCATGGCTTCTTGCTTTTATTTAAAAGAAGTCATTGACAGTTTTGCTTTTGAAAAAACTACCGTTCGTTTATTGCGTCTGGCAGCCGGAGCATCCGTAAAACCACATACCGACAATTGTTTGGGATATGAAGACGGTTATTTCAGAATTCATATTCCGATTATCACAAATGAACATGTGGAATTTATTTTAGACGGTCAAAGACTCCAAATGAATAAAGGCGAATGTTGGTATATTGATGCTAATTTTACGCATTCAGTAGCCAATAACGGCGCACAGGACAGAATACATCTCGTCATTGATGGCATCCGTAACGAATGGACAGACAAGCTATTCTTTCAACAAGCTTCAGAAGAACAATTCATACGACCAATACCTGAACTAAAGGATAATGAAAAACAATTGATGATTGAAGAATTAAAAAAGATGAATACTCCTGTAGCGAATCAAATCATAGCAGAATTGCTCAAAAAGTGA
- a CDS encoding carbamoyltransferase family protein translates to MAKPIYILGTGLSHNGSAVLLKDGRICVGIEKERLSRKKHDGGNDTLAIQYCLAAEGIGIEDLALVVQCANFDIPGRERFEGKRVFADTTTPKMVTISHHLAHAYSAVGTSPFTECAVMVIDGCGSPLDQFLALHPQEKEIVAKSFLEETEMLCEKDSFYYFDGQKVTPLVKDFSKMAPHDANSLSLPTTQHSIGGFYATISKYVFGDMDDVGKLMGLAPFGTTGIYDFEAFEFQSGRLYLSESWKENFTDPSTGYDYFKEHFEYYANIAKWAQEQVEKAVLQCITNRIEEFPSANLCYTGGVALNAVANAKLQDIKIVENTYFEPAASDNGLALGCAFYGWLDYLNKPKVEHSGNTCFGKQYSIQEIEDVLKEDESSIYTKIKFENEEELLRYCTEKLNQGKTLAWFQSGSEFGPRALGRRSILAHPGIDNLKDHINRNIKFREDFRPFAPAVLKEKVSEYFENGRVSPYMILVDKTRPEYLEQLKNVTHKDGSARVQTVDENWNGLFYRLIKAFYEVSGIAVLLNTSLNRRGMPMVETPREALQLFHETALDVLVMENIVLEKK, encoded by the coding sequence ATGGCTAAACCCATATATATTTTAGGTACCGGACTTTCTCATAACGGTTCGGCAGTATTGTTAAAAGACGGTCGTATTTGCGTTGGGATAGAAAAGGAACGGCTGAGCCGAAAGAAACACGACGGAGGAAATGATACTTTAGCTATTCAATATTGTTTAGCTGCCGAAGGAATTGGGATAGAAGATCTGGCACTGGTCGTACAATGTGCTAATTTTGATATACCCGGTCGGGAACGTTTTGAAGGAAAAAGAGTTTTTGCAGATACAACAACTCCAAAAATGGTTACCATTTCTCATCATTTGGCTCATGCTTATAGTGCTGTAGGAACTTCTCCTTTTACAGAATGTGCCGTGATGGTTATAGATGGTTGCGGCAGTCCGTTAGATCAATTTCTCGCTCTTCATCCGCAAGAAAAAGAAATAGTAGCTAAATCTTTTTTGGAAGAAACGGAAATGCTATGTGAAAAAGATAGTTTCTATTATTTTGACGGGCAAAAAGTAACTCCGCTAGTTAAAGATTTTAGTAAAATGGCACCACATGATGCCAATTCGTTATCGTTGCCTACTACCCAACATTCGATAGGAGGGTTCTATGCCACCATTAGTAAATATGTTTTCGGAGATATGGATGATGTAGGCAAGTTAATGGGATTAGCCCCATTTGGTACAACAGGAATTTACGATTTTGAAGCTTTTGAATTCCAATCAGGACGTTTGTATCTTTCAGAAAGTTGGAAAGAAAATTTTACCGATCCTTCTACGGGATATGACTATTTTAAGGAACATTTTGAATATTATGCCAATATTGCAAAATGGGCACAAGAACAGGTTGAAAAAGCTGTACTGCAATGTATCACGAATCGGATAGAAGAGTTTCCGTCTGCAAATTTATGTTATACAGGAGGCGTAGCTTTAAATGCTGTGGCTAATGCGAAATTACAGGACATCAAAATTGTGGAGAATACTTATTTTGAACCGGCTGCCAGTGATAATGGATTGGCACTAGGTTGTGCTTTTTATGGTTGGTTAGACTATCTTAATAAACCAAAAGTTGAACATAGCGGAAACACTTGTTTCGGAAAACAATATAGTATTCAGGAAATTGAAGATGTATTGAAAGAAGATGAATCGTCAATTTATACAAAAATAAAGTTTGAGAATGAAGAAGAGTTATTGCGTTATTGCACCGAAAAACTAAATCAAGGTAAAACACTCGCCTGGTTTCAGTCCGGATCAGAGTTTGGTCCGCGTGCTTTGGGAAGAAGAAGTATTTTAGCCCATCCGGGGATCGATAATTTAAAAGATCACATCAATAGAAATATAAAATTCAGAGAAGATTTTCGCCCGTTTGCGCCTGCTGTGCTCAAGGAAAAAGTTTCGGAATATTTTGAAAACGGAAGAGTAAGTCCTTATATGATCTTGGTTGATAAAACCCGCCCGGAATATTTGGAACAGCTTAAGAATGTAACTCATAAAGACGGTTCTGCTCGTGTACAAACAGTAGATGAAAATTGGAATGGTTTATTTTACAGGCTGATAAAAGCATTTTACGAAGTTAGCGGAATAGCAGTTTTGTTAAACACAAGCCTGAATCGCAGAGGAATGCCTATGGTTGAAACGCCCAGAGAAGCACTTCAGTTATTTCATGAAACGGCACTGGATGTTTTAGTAATGGAAAATATAGTTTTGGAGAAAAAATAG
- the recG gene encoding ATP-dependent DNA helicase RecG, producing MQNNLLETPIEYLKGVGPQRGDLLRKELAIHRYGDLLNLYPNRYIDRTHYYKINQLVNSNSEVQIVGKIVHIKTVEQKRGKRLVATFIDDTGEMELVWFQGHKWIKENLKINVPYVIFGKVTSFNGLFNMAHPEMEFLEEHKASLRSAMQPVYPSTEKLANKNITNKTVNKMMQQLFVETQALFSETLPDSIVQELQLIPKNAALFNIHFPKNQELLAKAQFRLKFEELFYIQLQLITKNLIRKHKIKGHPFEVVGENFNDFYQNHLPFELTNAQKRVIKEIRNDLGSNAQMNRLLQGDVGSGKTIVALLAMLIAKDNGFQSCLMAPTEILAAQHFNGLSDLAKNLNINIKLLTGSTKTAERRIIHEELENGSLDILIGTHAILEDKVQFHNLGLAIIDEQHRFGVEQRSKLWKKNEIPPHVLVMTATPIPRTLAMSMYGDLDISVIDELPPGRKPIQTVHRYDSNRLKVWKFLKDEIAKGRQIYIVYPLIQESEKMDYKDLMDGYESISRDFPLPQYSISIVHGKMKPADKDEEMRRFAEGKTNIMVATTVIEVGVNVPNASVMVIESAERFGLSQLHQLRGRVGRGAEQSYCILMTGHKLSNDSKTRLETMCATNDGFEIAEVDLKLRGPGDIMGTQQSGVLNLHIADLVKDRDILQLARHIAIKILKEDPNMTKPEHQKMKQIFLELSKKKNIWNYIS from the coding sequence ATGCAAAACAATCTCTTAGAAACTCCTATAGAATATCTCAAAGGCGTTGGTCCACAACGTGGCGATTTGCTTCGCAAAGAGTTAGCTATTCACAGGTACGGAGATTTGCTGAATTTATACCCGAATCGATACATTGACAGAACACATTATTACAAGATCAATCAATTGGTTAACAGTAATTCGGAAGTTCAAATTGTCGGAAAGATCGTCCACATTAAAACTGTTGAACAAAAAAGAGGCAAACGCTTAGTCGCTACCTTTATTGATGATACGGGTGAAATGGAATTAGTTTGGTTTCAGGGACATAAATGGATCAAAGAAAACTTAAAGATTAATGTTCCGTATGTGATCTTTGGAAAAGTAACTTCTTTCAATGGCTTATTCAATATGGCGCATCCGGAGATGGAGTTCTTAGAAGAACACAAAGCCAGCTTGCGAAGTGCTATGCAACCGGTGTATCCGAGTACGGAAAAATTGGCCAACAAAAATATTACGAATAAAACCGTCAATAAAATGATGCAACAATTATTCGTAGAAACACAGGCTTTGTTTTCGGAAACTTTACCGGATAGCATTGTTCAAGAATTACAATTGATCCCGAAAAATGCGGCATTGTTCAATATTCATTTTCCAAAAAATCAAGAGTTATTAGCTAAAGCACAGTTTCGGTTAAAATTTGAAGAGCTGTTTTACATCCAATTACAGCTTATCACAAAAAATTTAATCCGAAAACATAAAATCAAGGGGCATCCATTTGAGGTTGTAGGCGAAAATTTTAACGATTTTTACCAAAATCATTTACCTTTTGAACTAACCAATGCCCAAAAACGAGTAATTAAAGAAATTCGGAACGATCTGGGAAGCAATGCCCAAATGAACCGTTTATTACAAGGTGATGTGGGTTCCGGAAAAACAATTGTTGCCTTACTTGCTATGTTAATTGCTAAAGACAACGGATTCCAAAGTTGTTTGATGGCTCCAACCGAAATTTTGGCTGCACAACATTTCAACGGACTTTCTGATTTAGCTAAAAACCTAAACATCAACATCAAATTGCTAACGGGTTCGACTAAAACTGCCGAAAGAAGAATTATTCACGAAGAACTCGAAAACGGAAGTTTAGATATATTAATCGGTACACATGCTATTTTAGAAGACAAAGTCCAGTTCCACAATTTAGGTTTAGCTATCATAGACGAGCAGCATCGTTTTGGTGTTGAACAACGTTCAAAACTTTGGAAGAAAAATGAAATTCCGCCACACGTTCTGGTCATGACCGCTACTCCTATTCCTCGAACTTTAGCCATGAGCATGTATGGCGATTTGGATATTTCTGTGATTGATGAATTGCCTCCGGGAAGAAAACCGATACAAACCGTACATCGCTACGACAGTAACCGATTGAAAGTCTGGAAATTCCTGAAAGATGAAATTGCAAAAGGAAGACAAATTTATATTGTGTATCCGTTAATTCAAGAATCTGAAAAAATGGACTATAAGGATTTGATGGATGGCTATGAAAGTATTTCACGCGATTTCCCGTTGCCACAATATTCCATTTCTATTGTTCACGGAAAAATGAAACCTGCTGATAAAGACGAAGAAATGCGACGTTTTGCTGAAGGTAAAACTAACATTATGGTCGCAACCACTGTTATTGAAGTGGGCGTAAATGTTCCCAATGCTTCCGTTATGGTCATTGAAAGTGCGGAACGTTTCGGATTATCGCAATTGCATCAGCTTCGCGGACGTGTAGGTCGTGGCGCTGAACAGAGTTATTGTATTTTAATGACAGGACACAAATTGAGTAACGACAGTAAAACGCGTTTAGAAACTATGTGTGCCACAAATGACGGCTTTGAAATTGCCGAGGTCGATTTAAAACTACGTGGTCCCGGTGATATTATGGGAACCCAACAAAGCGGCGTACTCAATTTACACATTGCCGATCTGGTTAAAGACAGAGACATTTTACAATTGGCTCGTCATATTGCAATTAAGATTCTGAAAGAAGACCCGAATATGACGAAACCCGAACATCAAAAAATGAAGCAAATCTTCTTAGAATTGAGTAAAAAGAAAAATATTTGGAATTATATTAGTTAA
- a CDS encoding bestrophin family protein: MVQYNPKDWITFIFRFHKSDTFRQLIPMMITIGLYSYAVAYLEIEFWKLSDDSHVKNITVMHGMVGFVISLLLVFRTNTAYDRWWEGRKHWGALVNNSRNLALKLSAYLQEEGDRNYFRKLIPNYASFLQKHLADEETALMLIEGLDLELDHHKHRPNQIAKMLFQKANDLYTSGKISGDQLIVINAELQSFTDICGACERIKNTPIPYSYSSFIKKFIFIYVMTLPFGYVFNLGYYVIPVVVFIFYVLASLELIAEEIEDPFGDDANDLPTKKIAANIKKHVEEIL; this comes from the coding sequence ATGGTACAATACAACCCGAAAGACTGGATCACCTTTATTTTCCGTTTTCATAAATCGGATACATTTCGTCAATTAATCCCTATGATGATCACTATTGGCTTATACTCATATGCAGTAGCTTATCTTGAAATAGAATTCTGGAAACTAAGCGATGATAGCCATGTAAAGAACATTACGGTGATGCATGGCATGGTGGGTTTTGTGATTTCCCTTTTATTGGTATTTAGGACCAATACTGCGTATGACCGCTGGTGGGAAGGTCGAAAACATTGGGGAGCCTTAGTCAACAACAGCCGAAATTTAGCGCTAAAACTTTCTGCTTACTTACAGGAAGAAGGCGACCGTAACTACTTTCGAAAATTAATTCCCAACTATGCTTCCTTTTTGCAAAAGCACCTGGCAGATGAAGAAACGGCTTTAATGCTAATTGAAGGTTTGGATTTAGAATTAGACCATCACAAACACCGTCCGAACCAAATTGCTAAAATGCTGTTCCAGAAAGCGAATGATCTGTACACTTCGGGAAAAATTTCCGGCGACCAATTAATTGTCATTAATGCCGAATTGCAATCGTTTACGGATATTTGCGGAGCTTGCGAACGTATTAAAAACACACCTATTCCTTACTCTTACAGTTCGTTCATCAAAAAATTTATTTTTATCTATGTGATGACCTTACCTTTTGGTTATGTGTTTAACTTAGGCTATTATGTTATTCCGGTTGTAGTATTTATTTTTTATGTCTTGGCCAGTCTGGAGCTTATTGCTGAAGAAATTGAAGACCCCTTCGGTGACGATGCTAATGACTTACCGACTAAAAAGATAGCAGCCAATATTAAAAAACATGTAGAAGAAATTTTGTAA
- a CDS encoding ferrous iron transporter B produces the protein MIFGTPISWFLVEIFSLVLFFMCMNHAIKQERPFLRLLELFGFVLGAGIFENIGVNSAHAYYYDIRRIMMIADVPLEILLLEASIWYAAFNLAIKLNLPKWGIPFIVGLFGSIQDMTIDPAAVFDSYALQDTVANTVNLKYPGAFIDGYLSGQWNWTNPGYENSFFGIPIYNFSGWMYLMFFYTVWILIGRWLQEKFDSIVVGYFYPFIAGVLNVACLGFPLTVFLVFGTFDSNQSTFQSELIILCINFAFAISLLVFYRKRLTKIDIRKDGVILFLLPVIMHLYDVFYAFIQKVEIAYIPVLIVSLLHFAYLFYVYQKSKNMTSIVY, from the coding sequence ATGATTTTTGGAACACCTATAAGTTGGTTTTTGGTTGAAATTTTTTCATTAGTCTTGTTTTTTATGTGCATGAACCATGCAATAAAACAAGAGCGCCCATTTCTTAGATTACTTGAACTTTTTGGTTTTGTCTTAGGAGCAGGAATTTTTGAAAACATAGGGGTAAATAGTGCTCATGCATATTATTATGATATAAGAAGAATCATGATGATAGCAGATGTCCCTCTTGAAATTTTATTACTAGAAGCATCTATTTGGTATGCAGCATTTAATTTGGCTATTAAATTGAACTTACCTAAATGGGGAATCCCTTTTATTGTAGGTTTATTTGGCTCTATTCAAGATATGACAATAGACCCAGCAGCTGTTTTTGATAGTTATGCCCTTCAAGATACAGTTGCTAATACTGTTAATTTGAAATATCCTGGAGCTTTTATAGATGGATATTTATCAGGACAATGGAACTGGACTAATCCGGGATATGAAAATAGTTTTTTTGGAATTCCTATTTATAATTTTAGTGGTTGGATGTATCTTATGTTTTTTTATACGGTTTGGATATTAATCGGAAGATGGCTTCAAGAAAAATTTGATTCAATTGTAGTCGGATACTTTTATCCATTTATAGCAGGTGTTTTAAATGTAGCTTGTTTAGGTTTTCCTTTGACTGTTTTTTTGGTATTTGGAACATTTGATTCTAATCAATCTACTTTTCAAAGCGAATTGATAATTCTTTGTATTAATTTTGCTTTTGCAATATCACTTCTCGTGTTCTATCGCAAAAGATTAACTAAAATTGATATAAGAAAAGACGGTGTAATCTTATTTCTATTGCCAGTAATTATGCACTTATATGATGTATTTTATGCTTTTATACAAAAAGTAGAAATAGCTTATATACCGGTTTTGATAGTTTCATTGTTACATTTTGCTTATCTGTTTTATGTATACCAAAAAAGTAAAAATATGACAAGTATAGTTTACTAA